Within the Dryobates pubescens isolate bDryPub1 chromosome 2, bDryPub1.pri, whole genome shotgun sequence genome, the region CCTTGTATCATAAATCATTGGATTTCCATAAATAACTCTTCCAGTGGAGCCAGAGGAACCCAATGCAGATTACATTTAGGGAGGAGGGGTTTTTTTCGGCTGGGTCTTACTTTGCAAGCTACCACTTTACTTAAATGCACTTATCTTTCCTATCTCCCTTTGTTTTTCAGACTGTAACATAAACTTCCATAGGAAAGTGTCATGAATGGCAGAAGGACTCTTTAAAATACACAAGTGTCTGTCCAAGTACATGCTGAAATTATTTCCAGTGACATTTTGCTGGTGTGAACTCATTGCAACATCTGTTGCTCTACAGCAGATTAATATTGTGATCCATACTTATTTAAAGTCTGAATGAGCATTTACTATTACTCATGCAATGAATGAGAATTTAGCTATTGAATGAATGGTATATTCAATTTCCTCTTTAAGGTCAAAAGTCCCTAACcaaattttaaattaatttccctTTCTACACAGTCATTCCATAAACTTAAGGGATCCAAAATTGTAAAAAATAAACACTGTATACTAGTTGATTTTATAAGTAGATTTCCTCTCATTTCCTGTTTGTGAAAAGCACTTTTGAGTCCATAAGCCATTAGCAGCTCATAGTCCCTTTTGCTCAGTTTTATGAGCCTAAAATGACTAGCATTTCAGTAGAGTTTGTCCTATAGGGCTTCAAGTGTAAACAGACTAATAATGCCACATTAAATAATGAAAATTGTGGCACACATAATTAGGGGATTTGAGAATGTCTTATTCCCACTGGTGACTATTCACTTAATAGTTAGGATGGTATTACTTGCATGAGTAAACCGATCACTAACGCAAGTAAGGGAATCAGCATAAAAGCATTTGTGCAGACTGCAATGTCTGAGTTCACATTGAATAATCTCACATTAAAGTCAGTAAGACTGGTCATGCTATTAAAGAGCACATGGTGAAGACACATATAATAATGTGGCCATTTCTATTACATGAGAGAAGCCAACAGAATTACCTGCAACAGTAAGAATTGCATCTGGGAGGCAATACATTCTGGTATGGTTTACTACCATTAATATCAAGTATATACCCCATATCTTGTATATCCCAAACAGCCCTATAATGAAAGGCTTTAAGGTGAAATAAAATATTACATCAATAGTATAACAGGCAAAACTTGACATATCACATTATTGAACATAAGCCAGTGtgggggtggttttttccctAAGGAGTCACACCTATTAATAAGTTATTATTAAGTCCCAAGGCCTGGTGCTGCAATATCTGTTATTTaaaatatgtgtgtatatatttatacgcgcgcacacacacacacacacgcacatatatatatatatataaaaggaaaaaagaaaaaaaaaaagaaaaaaaaaaagggggtgaaGGAAAGAATGGGAAGCTGCTAAAGTGACAGCATTCTTGACAaaagtttgctttgttttttctctgagctggaaaaaaaaaagtgtcatgCCAATATTCTAGTTCTGCAATAAGACAGTATTATAGAAACACATCTGAAGGTTGCCATCAGTAGAACCCAGAGCAAAGGAGATACAGACCTTTATCCTTGTATTACAAAATTAAGTAGAATAAAGACTAGAACTTAAAGActagagcagaggctgtgccttttGAACACCTACCCAAGGCATTACAGTTTTCAGACAAGGGGGATACAAACCCCATCCTTACAGGGTCTCAATATCTTACAGTCTGGATCAGCATTAAGAATGTCTCTTTTTTACATAATTTATTTAGTGTGTAAAGACGATTACATTCTTCTTTGTTGCCTTATTTCTCTTTCGATAGgcaatgaaaatgaaaagcgTTTATTTTGTTGCTGGGCTCCTTTTAATGATAGTTCAAGGCAGCTGGCAAAATCCTCTTCAGGATACAGAGGAGAAATCAAGGTAGGTTCTCTGGATCAAACTTCTAGAAACACTTGGCCTgaactttcttttatttttaaatttttttaaatatatactATTACACAGTACTTAATCATTGGGAATGACTAAATATtgtaatattttaatattttaataagTACAGCTCAGAAGTTTTCGGTATTGCAATAGCTGCATCACTTACCCGAGAAGTGCCTCTAAGCATATAGCATCCAGTAAGCTTTGGTGATTCATTTTACTAGCCAGGTAGTGATCAATATGCCACTTGCTTTCACTTTGTGACTAAAACAGTATTTTATAAAGAAAAGTCAATGCACCTGCAGAATATGCTATAACCACTGTTAATTAACAAGTTCCAAACTTTTCACAGATCATTCAAAGCTTCCCAGTCTGAACCATTAGATGAATCTAAACAGCTGAATGAAGTGAAGCGTCACTCACAAGGCACATTCACCAGTGATTACAGCAAGTACTTGGACACCAGACGAGCTCAAGACTTTGTGCAATGGCTAATGAGCACTAAAAGAAATGGGTAAGCATTTTGATCACATTGATGTTTGGTCAGTAGAGATCCCTGTGTATAGAAACAGCCAAAAATCTAGCTGAATTCAGTTTCTTAATTTCATCTTCCAATCATAGACCATGCATAATTCTCAAATAAGTAAGATACTCAAGGGAAATTTATATATAACATTAAAATATTATTAGAAATGGGGAATATAGGCAAATCAGTCAAAAGGATTTGGATAAATCAAGTGTAGTGTCAGCATGTAACCTGGTATGCTGTCTAAAAGGTCTACCTCAGCCTCTTTGGGACAGATTGTTTCAATGAATGAATGAAGCTTAAAAGGAAtaagaaatgtaaataaaatcataaaatgcttttgctggaagggacctttaaaggtcatctagtccaactcatAGAACCAAAGAGATGCAAGGGTCTGGGCCATTATGCTTTAAACTTTCCTGTTTATGGATCCTCTCTAACCTTGAAGCTTCATTTGGCCACTGAATACTCTACCAGTATCACAAACATGTTGTTAAGAGATGAGTTAGGACATTTTTTGAAAAAATGCTTTTACTAAACACACACTACCAAGATGAGAGCAAGAATAATGTAAAAGCGTGTAAGACTATGCCCTATGTTCTAGAGAAGATCCATCCACAGAATCAAAAAGTCTATGATAATGCTTTTAAATCCCTGTAGAAGCCTTTATACTGTAACCATTTATAGATATTGTATTTATTTAAAGTCATAagcctgaaataattttttataTTAATCTGTATGCCATAGTCATTTATCATAATATTTAAACAATAGCCAATAAAATCTTATTAACTAGTGCATACTCTGCATGTACTGGTAATAATGTTTTAATGATTGTGGAATTCTGCTACAGCCAGCAAGGACAGGAGGACAAAGAAAATGACAAATACTCGGACCAGATCTCAAGGTATTCTAATTGCAACAACTGTGTTCTATAGCTATATGCAGTGGCTTCAAGAAATGCAACAGGATGACAACATTTCAAGTAATAAAAGGGTGTAGAGCATAAGGTAAACAGAAAAACTTGGTATAGATAAAGTCTGAAGCAAAAAAGAACCACATTATATTGAGAAAAAGCAAACTAGTGAGAAGACTAACAAAAGCAACATGGCCAGGCACCCATTTGCAGAGACCTGATAAAGCACAATAAACAATGTTCAGGCCCATGTTACATAAACTGCTCATTACAAGAAAGGAGAACACAAGACCTGATGGAGGCCTGAATTTTGTTTCCTGATAATGTTTCTGGGGGAGGGTTATAGGGACTGGAaatctgaaataaataaaaactcaGTAAGTgtttttgaaaaacaaaacaaacaaagaatgAACCTATATTAATTCTTCATTTTGTCACAAATTCCTAAGAGGATAATCCAGATCACAAAAGATCCTTCCATTCAAAACACTGTCAATAGCAGTAACAAACCTGTAATAATGTTTCAACTTCAATGAAATAGCATATCTCAACAAAATTAAAATTCCATTAAAAATGTTCCAAACAACTCCAGTTAGCATGCTGATGAAAAGTGCAGATGGTACTAAATTAGGAGGAATGGTGAAAtcccaagaaaataaaaaataatagaagGAGCTAGAGGCCCTGAAAACTGGGTGGAAATTTGCCAATTCTGAAATAGAAATGCCAGGGGATTTATTTGTGGCAATTATTCCATAATATGTCTACTTCTTGG harbors:
- the GCG gene encoding pro-glucagon, producing the protein MKMKSVYFVAGLLLMIVQGSWQNPLQDTEEKSRSFKASQSEPLDESKQLNEVKRHSQGTFTSDYSKYLDTRRAQDFVQWLMSTKRNGQQGQEDKENDKYSDQISSNEISKRHAEFERHAEGTYTSDITSYLEGQAAKEFIAWLVNGRGRRDFPEKALVAEEMGRRHADGTFTSDINKVLDDMAAKEFLKWLINTKVTQRDLLGENQ